One part of the Phragmites australis chromosome 3, lpPhrAust1.1, whole genome shotgun sequence genome encodes these proteins:
- the LOC133912264 gene encoding protein PMR5-like → MMLPFCWKSAVLAAVALSSSVLLLHAFSLPASALAVGLAARHRRDATSGLAACDVFSGRWVLDGDSVAAASYTGYNCPVIDAEFNCQLYGRPDSEYLRYRWKPAGCELPRFNGADFLTRMKGKTVMFVGDSLGRNQWESLICLLHAAAPQSPAQLVSEDPLYTYKFLEYEVTVSFYRSPYLVDIDVVQGKRVLMLDDISENAEAWRDADVLSFNSGHWWTHTGALQGWDYMGESGRYYEDMDRMVAFQRGLTTWANWVDLNVDPAKTRVFLQSMSPTHYSSKEWPNPVSKNCYGETAPVTGLNTTSQASGQDQAIQGVLRGMKSPVRLLDISALSALRKDAHPSVYSGDLSPAQRANPGASGSVDCSHWCLPGLPDTWNQLFYTLLFYK, encoded by the exons ATGATGCTACCGTTCTGCTGGAAGAGTGCCGTCCTTGCCGCCGTTGCGTTGTCTTCCTCCGTCCTCCTGCTCCACGCCTTCTCGCTGCCCGCCTCCGCGCTCGCCGTCGGGCTCGCGGCGCGCCACCGGCGCGACGCCACGTCCGGCCTGGCGGCCTGTGACGTCTTCAGCGGCAGATGGGTCCTCGACGGCGACTCGGTGGCGGCAGCGTCGTACACCGGGTACAACTGCCCGGTCATCGACGCGGAGTTCAACTGCCAGCTCTACGGCCGGCCGGACTCCGAGTACCTCCGGTACCGGTGGAAGCCGGCCGGCTGCGAGCTACCAAG GTTCAATGGAGCGGACTTCTTGACGCGGATGAAGGGGAAGACGGTGATGTTCGTGGGGGACTCGCTGGGCCGCAACCAGTGGGAGTCGCTCATCTGCCTGCTGCACGCCGCCGCGCCGCAGTCGCCGGCGCAGCTCGTCTCGGAGGACCCTCTCTACACCTACAAGTTCCTG GAGTACGAGGTGACGGTATCCTTCTACCGCTCGCCGTACCTGGTGGACATCGACGTGGTTCAGGGGAAACGGGTGCTGATGCTGGACGACATCTCCGAGAACGCCGAGGCGTGGCGCGACGCCGACGTGCTCTCCTTCAACTCCGGCCACTGGTGGACGCACACCGGCGCGCTGCAGGG GTGGGATTACATGGGGGAGTCCGGGCGGTACTACGAGGACATGGACCGGATGGTGGCGTTCCAGCGCGGCCTCACCACCTGGGCCAACTGGGTGGACCTCAACGTCGATCCAGCCAAGACCCGTGTCTTCTTACAATCCATGTCGCCCACTCACTACAG TTCGAAGGAGTGGCCCAACCCAGTGTCCAAGAACTGCTACGGCGAGACGGCACCGGTCACTGGGCTCAACACGACCAGTCAGGCCTCGGGCCAGGACCAGGCGATCCAGGGCGTGCTGCGGGGCATGAAGAGCCCGGTCCGTCTACTCGACATCTCGGCGCTCTCGGCGCTGCGCAAGGACGCGCACCCGTCGGTGTACAGCGGCGACCTCTCGCCGGCGCAGCGCGCCAACCCCGGCGCCAGCGGCTCGGTGGACTGCAGCCACTGGTGCCTCCCCGGCCTCCCGGACACCTGGAACCAGCTCTTCTACACCCTGCTCTTCTACAAATAG